In Rosa chinensis cultivar Old Blush chromosome 1, RchiOBHm-V2, whole genome shotgun sequence, a genomic segment contains:
- the LOC112182523 gene encoding myosin-9 isoform X2, protein MKKLFFFRSSASSNGNNKSPPSTDKQVYWENPSENGSQVGDIADNSFQSPKGFFSKSRKQVSANKNSSESPGLRRSRSLSSAAFLVSEPVQAEFSSARYQSRSPCSSTSSIPHRQCGQSSCCRTFTPERHQAKELEVPAVQNTHGLERPGSAGSPRIQHGSSGSSSTCSSNVSSKVLDRYIDGEQEERGRQENNSSHRNFNGIGNGGGWRPPRVQITAPSSPRAHSFREAKSSRYRLSSKDWVENGFGHESPRRLAKNVVERLSQSQVMQPSHAKEFDHDIPLTIEDIYGRPDLKQFYGEKCNGLNSDETGEDLDVELQRRLEEAEEKVMLLSEELEQESFLRDSGYNVPSLIQTIRNLTEQRISFALEVSNLLQLRIAERASAKKELRLANAELESRTRRLEKEKNELQSALETELDRRSTDWSLKLDKYQSEEQRLRERVRELAEQNVSLQREVSSFNVRETESRNFITNAEQQLKGLTTRMEEMREENQGLQENLSELQEKYRASEEDRVCLHKNFEKRDKECKDLHKSITRLLRTCREQEKTIDGLREAFSEEFGKNQSSERFDKHVSKLQMEQMRLTGVELGLRRELDSQRLEVDSLRHENIHLLDRLRGNGKDSGALTFKLDKEMWARVGCLQNQGLSLLNESSQLCSDFLEFVKRKAGHLQEAKKGLDAQFFVESEMKVQGLKRGTESLTRSLQTMSALFHEKSSLAASKYQSKCMDADESGHSNDQIPEDDMRYKLQSETILTSLLREKIHSKELEVEQLQAELAAAVRGNDILRCEVQNAMDNLSCLTHKLKDVELLMLKKDDNINKLQSDLQESTKELTVTRGMLPKISEERDMMWEEVKKYNEKNMLLNSEVNLLKKKIETLDEEVLFKEGQITILKDTLGNKPFDLLASPDNTREFLVR, encoded by the exons ATGAAGAAGCTCTTCTTTTTCAGATCTTCTGCTTCTAGCAATGGAAACAACAAATCCCCTCCATCAACTGATAAGCAAGTATACTGGGAAAACCCATCAGAAAATGGAAGTCAAGTTGGGGACATTGCTGATAATAGTTTTCAAAGCCCTAAAGGATTCTTTTCTAAATCTCGAAAGCAGGTCTCTGCTAACAAGAATTCCAGTGAGAGTCCAGGCCTTAGAAGGAGCCGGTCATTATCATCAGCAGCCTTCCTTGTAAGTGAGCCAGTGCAAGCAGAATTTTCTTCTGCGAGATATCAGAGTAGATCTCCTTGTAGTAGTACAAGTAGTATTCCTCATCGACAATGTGGCCAATCATCTTG TTGTCGGACTTTTACCCCTGAGAGGCATCAGGCTAAAGAGTTAGAAGTTCCAGCTGTTCAAAACACACACGGATTAGAACGACCTGGTTCTGCTGGTTCTCCTAGAATACAGCATGGTTCGTCAGGGAGCTCTTCTACTTGCTCTAGTAATGTCTCATCCAAAGTTTTGGACCGCTATATAGACGGAGAGCAGGAGGAAAGGGGCAGACAAGAGAACAATTCTTCCCATAGAAACTTCAATGGGATTGGAAACGGTGGTGGATGGCGCCCTCCGCGAGTTCAGATTACAGCCCCCAGTTCACCCAGGGCTCATTCATTTAGAGAGGCCAAAAGTTCTCGTTATCGTCTATCATCCAAAGATTGGGTCGAAAATGGATTTGGTCATGAATCTCCCAGGAGACTTGCAAAGAATGTTGTGGAGAGGCTATCACAGTCTCAAGTCATGCAGCCATCACATGCAAAGGAATTTGACCATGACATCCCACTCACCATTGAGGATATATATGGTAGACCAGACCTG AAACAGTTCTATGGAGAGAAGTGTAATGGTTTAAACTCTGATGAGACTGGAGAGGACCTGGATGTGGAATTACAAAGAAGACTGGAGGAAGCTGAGGAGAAGGTCATGCTTCTGTCTGAAGAACTTGAGCAGGAAAGCTTTCTTAGAGATAGTGGGTACAATGTGCCATCACTGATTCAGACAATTAGAAACCTAACAGAGCAGAGAATCAGCTTTGCACTTGAGGTTTCAAACCTTCTTCAATTACGAATTGCTGAGAGGGCCTCTGCCAAGAAAGAATTGAGACTGGCAAACGCAGAACTTGAGTCTCGAACCAGAAGactagagaaggagaagaatgaGTTACAGTCAGCATTGGAGACAGAACTAGATCGAAGGTCAACTGACTGGTCACTCAAGCTGGACAAATATCAGTCGGAAGAGCAGAGGCTTCGTGAAAGAGTTAGAGAGCTTGCAGAGCAAAATGTCTCGCTTCAGAGAGAAGTTTCTTCTTTTAATGTGAGGGAAACTGAGAGTAGAAATTTCATAACAAATGCAGAGCAACAGCTTAAGGGGCTCACTACTAGGATGGAGGAAATGAGAGAGGAGAATCAAGGCCTACAAGAAAATCTCTCGGAATTGCAAGAGAAGTACAGAGCATCAGAGGAAGATCGTGTTTGTCTCCATAAGAATTTTGAAAAGAGGGATAAGGAGTGCAAGGATTTGCATAAATCCATTACAAGATTATTAAGAACCTGCAGAGAACAAGAGAAGACAATTGATGGGTTGCGTGAAGCTTTTAGTGAGGAGTTCGGGAAAAATCAATCATCGGAGAGGTTTGACAAGCATGTTTCGAAATTGCAGATGGAGCAAATGAGGTTGACAGGAGTAGAACTGGGTTTAAGGAGAGAGTTGGACTCtcaaaggcttgaagttgattCTCTTAGGCATGAGAATATACACTTGTTAGACCGTTTGAGGGGCAATGGGAAAGACAGTGGTGCGTTAACTTTCAAGCTAGATAAGGAGATGTGGGCGCGGGTCGGCTGCTTGCAAAATCAAGGGCTATCACTCCTAAATGAGAGCTCCCAGTTGTGttcagattttctggaatttgtCAAAAGAAAAGCAGGCCATCTCCAAGAAGCTAAGAAGGGTCTGGATGCACAATTTTTTGTTGAATCTGAAATGAAAGTGCAGGGGTTAAAGCGTGGAACTGAAAGCTTAACCAGAAGTTTGCAGACAATGTCTGCTTTGTTCCATGAAAAGTCCAGTCTGGCTGCATCAAAATATCAATCTAAGTGCATGGATGCTGACGAATCAGGACATTCAAATGATCAAATCCCAGAG GACGATATGAGATATAAGCTTCAATCAGAAACTATACTTACAAGTTTACTAAGAGAGAAGATACATTCTAAAGAGCTGGAAGTTGAGCAGTTGCAAGCTGAACTAGCTGCAGCTGTAAGAGGAAATGACATCCTTAGATGTGAAGTTCAAAATGCAATGGACAACCTTTCCTGTCTCACCCACAAGTTGAAAGACGTTGAACTACTG ATGCTCAAGAAGGATGATAACATAAACAAGCTTCAAAGTGACCTCCAAGAATCTACAAAGGAATTAACAGTTACACGAGGGATGCTGCCTAAAATTTCAGAAGAGAGAGATATGATGTGGGAGGAGGTGAAAAAGTACAATGAGAAGAATATGCTGTTGAACTCGGAGGTTAAtctgttgaagaagaagatagagacCCTTGATGAGGAAGTACTCTTCAAAGAAGGCCAGATTACAATCCTGAAAGATACATTAGGGAACAAACCGTTTGATCTTCTAGCGAGTCCTGATAATACACGAGAATTTCTGGTTCGATAG
- the LOC112170166 gene encoding embryo-specific protein ATS3A produces the protein MPKLPMKEISILSISSLVFFISLPTNAMHPIDHGFQGAKPNCTYSIEIETTCAQSAETTDHVSVRFSDSKGNLIIVKHLNNPKLLYAPKGGSKRGGYGGFGRCAIDVFEASGPCMSSRVCSLYLKKVGSDDWRPGWVKVLHRQDGGHEVPVSYVFYFRTFVPENVWYGFDYCHSKGGLVPHVVSFDD, from the coding sequence ATGCCAAAGCTTCCAATGAAGGAAATAAGCATTTTGAGTATTTCTTCACTAGTCTTCTTCATTTCTCTGCCAACCAATGCAATGCATCCTATCGACCATGGCTTCCAAGGAGCCAAACCAAACTGCACCTACTCCATTGAGATTGAGACAACCTGTGCACAATCTGCCGAAACCACAGACCATGTCAGCGTCAGATTCAGCGACTCCAAGGGTAATCTGATCATAGTGAAGCATCTGAACAACCCTAAGCTCTTGTATGCTCCGAAAGGTGGTTCAAAACGTGGAGGGTATGGCGGGTTTGGAAGATGTGCCATAGACGTGTTTGAGGCCAGTGGACCATGCATGAGCTCAAGGGTGTGCTCTCTGTACCTGAAGAAAGTCGGATCAGATGACTGGCGACCTGGCTGGGTGAAGGTGCTACATCGACAAGATGGTGGCCATGAAGTACCAGTTTCTTATGTGTTCTATTTTAGGACATTTGTTCCAGAAAACGTTTGGTATGGCTTTGATTATTGTCACTCCAAGGGTGGTCTTGTACCTCATGTTGTCAGTTTTGACGACTAG
- the LOC112182964 gene encoding protein MAEA homolog yields the protein MEMDSLPNGTSASPSPGPSPSPSPATAPPPSLKLGHLSDSLKLEHQFLRVPFEHYKKTIRANHRVAEKEMSAVINGVNEAADRDDMLCDDAVSHLNSLVSRLQGLKRKLEEGSKTEHLQAQRCRARLDHLESADVENLSEWNNVRLNRILVDYMLRMSYYDTAVKLAESQNIQDLVDIDVFQEARKVIEALQNKEVGPALAWCAENKSRLKKSKSKLEFQLRLQEFIELVRAENNLRAITYAQKYLAPWGTTYMKELQRVFVTVAYKSTTECGTYKVLFEPKQWDYLVDQFKQEFCKLYGMTLEPLLNIYLQAGLSALKTPYCYEDDCTKEDPLSQEGFRKLALPLPYSKQHHSKLVCYITKELMDTENPPQVLPNGRVYSTKALEEMAKKNDGKITCPRTGEIYNYTDLVKAYIS from the exons ATGGAGATGGACTCCCTCCCCAACGGCACCTCCGCCTCCCCGAGcccaggcccaagcccaagcccgaGCCCAGCCACCGCACCCCCGCCGTCCTTGAAGCTCGGCCACCTCTCCGACTCCTTGAAGCTCGAGCACCAGTTCCTCCGAGTCCCCTTCGAGCACTACAAGAAGACGATCCGCGCCAACCACCGCGTCGCCGAGAAGGAGATGTCCGCCGTCATCAACGGCGTCAACGAAGCCGCCGACCGCGACGACATGCTCTGCGACGACGCCGTCAGTCACCTCAATTCCCTCGTCTCCAGGCTCCAAGGCCTCAAACGAAAG CTGGAAGAGGGGAGCAAGACTGAGCACTTACAGGCGCAGAGGTGCCGGGCGAGGCTGGATCATTTAGAATCAGCAGATGTGGAGAATTTGTCAGAATGGAACAATGTGCGCTTGAACCGGATCCTTGTGGACTATATGTTGAGAATGTCTTATTATGATACCGCGGTGAAGCTGGCCGAAAGCCAAAATATTCAG GATCTTGTTGATATCGATGTATTTCAAGAAGCCAGAAAGGTTATTGAAGCTCTCCAGAATAAGGAGGTAGGCCCTGCCCTAGCCTGGTGTGCTGAGAATAAGTCAAGGTTAAAGAAATCCAAG agcaaattggagtttcagCTAAGACTTCAAGAGTTTATAGAGTTGGTACGAGCTGAAAATAACTTACGAGCTATCACATATGCCCAGAAATACCTTGCACCATGGGGTACTACCTATATGAAAGAATTGCAGCGGGTCTTTGTAACAGTAGCTTATAAGAGTACTACCGAATGTGGTACATACAAG GTTTTATTTGAACCAAAACAATGGGATTACCTGGTTGACCAATTCAAACAGGAATTCTGCAAGTTATATGGCATGACACTTGAGCCTCTGCTGAATATTTATCTGCAAGCAGGACTCTCTGCTCTGAAAACTCC ATATTGTTATGAAGATGATTGCACCAAGGAGGATCCACTGTCACAGGAAGGTTTCCGTAAGCTAGCCCTGCCATTACCTTATTCTAAGCAGCATCACTCAAAGCTTGTTTGCTACATAACTAAGGAACTGATGGACACGGAAAATCCACCACAAGTTCTGCCAAACGGCCGTGTCTACAGCACTAAG GCCCTGGAAGAAATGGCCAAGAAGAATGATGGGAAAATTACTTGTCCGAGGACAGGTGAGATCTACAACTACACAGATCTGGTGAAGGCATATATATCATGA
- the LOC112182523 gene encoding sodium channel and clathrin linker 1 isoform X1, which yields MKKLFFFRSSASSNGNNKSPPSTDKQVYWENPSENGSQVGDIADNSFQSPKGFFSKSRKQVSANKNSSESPGLRRSRSLSSAAFLVSEPVQAEFSSARYQSRSPCSSTSSIPHRQCGQSSCCRTFTPERHQAKELEVPAVQNTHGLERPGSAGSPRIQHGSSGSSSTCSSNVSSKVLDRYIDGEQEERGRQENNSSHRNFNGIGNGGGWRPPRVQITAPSSPRAHSFREAKSSRYRLSSKDWVENGFGHESPRRLAKNVVERLSQSQVMQPSHAKEFDHDIPLTIEDIYGRPDLVSQKTYPLDEPYDTISKYHGDDYSSLQKQFYGEKCNGLNSDETGEDLDVELQRRLEEAEEKVMLLSEELEQESFLRDSGYNVPSLIQTIRNLTEQRISFALEVSNLLQLRIAERASAKKELRLANAELESRTRRLEKEKNELQSALETELDRRSTDWSLKLDKYQSEEQRLRERVRELAEQNVSLQREVSSFNVRETESRNFITNAEQQLKGLTTRMEEMREENQGLQENLSELQEKYRASEEDRVCLHKNFEKRDKECKDLHKSITRLLRTCREQEKTIDGLREAFSEEFGKNQSSERFDKHVSKLQMEQMRLTGVELGLRRELDSQRLEVDSLRHENIHLLDRLRGNGKDSGALTFKLDKEMWARVGCLQNQGLSLLNESSQLCSDFLEFVKRKAGHLQEAKKGLDAQFFVESEMKVQGLKRGTESLTRSLQTMSALFHEKSSLAASKYQSKCMDADESGHSNDQIPEDDMRYKLQSETILTSLLREKIHSKELEVEQLQAELAAAVRGNDILRCEVQNAMDNLSCLTHKLKDVELLMLKKDDNINKLQSDLQESTKELTVTRGMLPKISEERDMMWEEVKKYNEKNMLLNSEVNLLKKKIETLDEEVLFKEGQITILKDTLGNKPFDLLASPDNTREFLVR from the exons ATGAAGAAGCTCTTCTTTTTCAGATCTTCTGCTTCTAGCAATGGAAACAACAAATCCCCTCCATCAACTGATAAGCAAGTATACTGGGAAAACCCATCAGAAAATGGAAGTCAAGTTGGGGACATTGCTGATAATAGTTTTCAAAGCCCTAAAGGATTCTTTTCTAAATCTCGAAAGCAGGTCTCTGCTAACAAGAATTCCAGTGAGAGTCCAGGCCTTAGAAGGAGCCGGTCATTATCATCAGCAGCCTTCCTTGTAAGTGAGCCAGTGCAAGCAGAATTTTCTTCTGCGAGATATCAGAGTAGATCTCCTTGTAGTAGTACAAGTAGTATTCCTCATCGACAATGTGGCCAATCATCTTG TTGTCGGACTTTTACCCCTGAGAGGCATCAGGCTAAAGAGTTAGAAGTTCCAGCTGTTCAAAACACACACGGATTAGAACGACCTGGTTCTGCTGGTTCTCCTAGAATACAGCATGGTTCGTCAGGGAGCTCTTCTACTTGCTCTAGTAATGTCTCATCCAAAGTTTTGGACCGCTATATAGACGGAGAGCAGGAGGAAAGGGGCAGACAAGAGAACAATTCTTCCCATAGAAACTTCAATGGGATTGGAAACGGTGGTGGATGGCGCCCTCCGCGAGTTCAGATTACAGCCCCCAGTTCACCCAGGGCTCATTCATTTAGAGAGGCCAAAAGTTCTCGTTATCGTCTATCATCCAAAGATTGGGTCGAAAATGGATTTGGTCATGAATCTCCCAGGAGACTTGCAAAGAATGTTGTGGAGAGGCTATCACAGTCTCAAGTCATGCAGCCATCACATGCAAAGGAATTTGACCATGACATCCCACTCACCATTGAGGATATATATGGTAGACCAGACCTGGTAAGCCAGAAAACTTACCCTTTGGACGAACCTTATGACACAATTAGTAAATATCATGGGGATGATTACTCGAGCTTGCAGAAACAGTTCTATGGAGAGAAGTGTAATGGTTTAAACTCTGATGAGACTGGAGAGGACCTGGATGTGGAATTACAAAGAAGACTGGAGGAAGCTGAGGAGAAGGTCATGCTTCTGTCTGAAGAACTTGAGCAGGAAAGCTTTCTTAGAGATAGTGGGTACAATGTGCCATCACTGATTCAGACAATTAGAAACCTAACAGAGCAGAGAATCAGCTTTGCACTTGAGGTTTCAAACCTTCTTCAATTACGAATTGCTGAGAGGGCCTCTGCCAAGAAAGAATTGAGACTGGCAAACGCAGAACTTGAGTCTCGAACCAGAAGactagagaaggagaagaatgaGTTACAGTCAGCATTGGAGACAGAACTAGATCGAAGGTCAACTGACTGGTCACTCAAGCTGGACAAATATCAGTCGGAAGAGCAGAGGCTTCGTGAAAGAGTTAGAGAGCTTGCAGAGCAAAATGTCTCGCTTCAGAGAGAAGTTTCTTCTTTTAATGTGAGGGAAACTGAGAGTAGAAATTTCATAACAAATGCAGAGCAACAGCTTAAGGGGCTCACTACTAGGATGGAGGAAATGAGAGAGGAGAATCAAGGCCTACAAGAAAATCTCTCGGAATTGCAAGAGAAGTACAGAGCATCAGAGGAAGATCGTGTTTGTCTCCATAAGAATTTTGAAAAGAGGGATAAGGAGTGCAAGGATTTGCATAAATCCATTACAAGATTATTAAGAACCTGCAGAGAACAAGAGAAGACAATTGATGGGTTGCGTGAAGCTTTTAGTGAGGAGTTCGGGAAAAATCAATCATCGGAGAGGTTTGACAAGCATGTTTCGAAATTGCAGATGGAGCAAATGAGGTTGACAGGAGTAGAACTGGGTTTAAGGAGAGAGTTGGACTCtcaaaggcttgaagttgattCTCTTAGGCATGAGAATATACACTTGTTAGACCGTTTGAGGGGCAATGGGAAAGACAGTGGTGCGTTAACTTTCAAGCTAGATAAGGAGATGTGGGCGCGGGTCGGCTGCTTGCAAAATCAAGGGCTATCACTCCTAAATGAGAGCTCCCAGTTGTGttcagattttctggaatttgtCAAAAGAAAAGCAGGCCATCTCCAAGAAGCTAAGAAGGGTCTGGATGCACAATTTTTTGTTGAATCTGAAATGAAAGTGCAGGGGTTAAAGCGTGGAACTGAAAGCTTAACCAGAAGTTTGCAGACAATGTCTGCTTTGTTCCATGAAAAGTCCAGTCTGGCTGCATCAAAATATCAATCTAAGTGCATGGATGCTGACGAATCAGGACATTCAAATGATCAAATCCCAGAG GACGATATGAGATATAAGCTTCAATCAGAAACTATACTTACAAGTTTACTAAGAGAGAAGATACATTCTAAAGAGCTGGAAGTTGAGCAGTTGCAAGCTGAACTAGCTGCAGCTGTAAGAGGAAATGACATCCTTAGATGTGAAGTTCAAAATGCAATGGACAACCTTTCCTGTCTCACCCACAAGTTGAAAGACGTTGAACTACTG ATGCTCAAGAAGGATGATAACATAAACAAGCTTCAAAGTGACCTCCAAGAATCTACAAAGGAATTAACAGTTACACGAGGGATGCTGCCTAAAATTTCAGAAGAGAGAGATATGATGTGGGAGGAGGTGAAAAAGTACAATGAGAAGAATATGCTGTTGAACTCGGAGGTTAAtctgttgaagaagaagatagagacCCTTGATGAGGAAGTACTCTTCAAAGAAGGCCAGATTACAATCCTGAAAGATACATTAGGGAACAAACCGTTTGATCTTCTAGCGAGTCCTGATAATACACGAGAATTTCTGGTTCGATAG